Genomic DNA from Acuticoccus sp. MNP-M23:
ATCACGCCCGCATTCCCGGCCTCGCCCGCCTCGGCGCAACTCGCCGCCACAATGGCGCACAGCGCGATGGCAAGGCGTGGAGACGTGTCGCGTAAGGTCATGTCGTCTGGTCCGATCGAGTGTTCGGCTCAGAGGTATTCGGCAGACGATACAGACCGCCATCACCCGGTTGGGGGAGCTGGACTTTGCCTGTTGCGCATCCGCTAATGCTGTTCCGCAAGGAAACTCGAAGCCGATACGCCGAGCCGGCCGCACGATGGAGGAGCCGAACACTCGATGGAGGGAGAGGCAACGGACAACCCGCCGATCGCGGACGTGCTCATCGTCGAGGACGAACCGGTGGTCGCGCAGTTCATCCGCGATACGGCATGCACGGTTTTTCCCGATGGGCGCGTGGAGGTGTCGGGATCGCTGGAGGACGCCCGCCGGACACTGAGGCAACTCCACCGTCCGCTCGTTCTTCTGGATGTCGGGCTGCCGGACGGTGAAGGCCCGTAGCTTATCGACGAGATCCGGCAGCACCACCCGGACGGGCGCATCGTCATTCTGAGCATCGAGGGTTCGCAGCGGAAGGTGCGCGAGATCCTGCGTCGCGGCATCGACGGCTACCTGCTCAAGCAGAACCTTCCCGAGCAGCTGGCGGACGAGCTTCACCGGCTGAAGGCCGGCATTCCGCCGCTCTCGCCTGACATCGCCACGGCCATGCTGGCCTACATGGCCGAAGCACGCAGTGCCACCCGGCCATTCTCGCCCCTGGAAAGCCTGTCCAGGCGGGAGCGCGAAATCTTCGACGGACTTACCGCAGGGGCCAGCCGCAACGCGCTCGCACAGCGCTTCGGCATCTCGCACCACACCGTCGCCACCCACACGCGCAGCATCTACCACAAGCTGGAAATCTCGACCCGCGCCGAACTCGGGATGCTGGCCGCCCGCGCCTCCGGTTGAGCGAGGCGGCCGGTCTCGCGGGCCCTAGGCGGTTTTCGCAGGCAAAAGCACCTCCATGCGGAATGCATCGCCCTCCGCGACCGTATCGAGACGGCCGCCCAACTCCTCGACCCGGTCCCGCAAACCTCGAAGACCACGACCCGACGAGTGAAGCGGAAAACCCTCCCGCTCCGGTCCTGCAAGGGGGTTGAGAAACCGGAACGTCGCCCCCGAAGCGGATGGCTCGACACTGATGCGCGCCTGCCCGGGGTCGCCGTGCCTGGTGACGTTGGACGCGTATTCCGAAAGAACATGCGACATCGCCGCGACCGCTGTCCGGTCGACATCGAAATCCTCGCCGTCCCGTGTTTCGATGACGATGGACGCCCGTCCCGGCAGGGCCTCGTCCAGCGTCTGCTGCCACAGCGGCATGGCGTGCAGCTGCTGCACGATCACCCGGTCGGCGGACGTGAAAAGATGTCTTCCGCGCCCCTTGCCGATCACCAGAAACGGCGCCTCGCCTTCGAGCACAGGGGGCACTCGCAGCGAGAACCGGTCCTCTTCGGCAATCGCGATTGCGGTGCTTCGTTCAAGCACGGGAGGCAGCCCGCCGTCGGGATTGACTGGCACCACGCCCATCGCATCGAAGGTCGTCGCGAGGATTTCTGCAAGCTCCTCGGTGTAGTCCTCGGCCGTGTTGCCGGCCAGCATGCGGGACACACCGCCGAGAGCCTGCTCAAGGTCCCGAGGGTTGCGAGAGGGCCAGATGGCGCGCGGCGTTCAGCGAAAGCGCCTGACCGACGATGATGGACGGGATCAGGATGTAGGTGAACGACGAACTGAACAGGATCTCGAACCCGAAGAGGCGTGGCAGGAAGACGAACGCCACCGCCAGGACGGCGGCCGTGGCCGAGAAGCCGAGCGCGATTCAGGTCAGCGACGCTTGAGCGGTAGAGGCTGATCGCGCGCGGGCGATCTGAACGCCCACCGCCGCCACGACAAGCCCGGCGCCCGCCATGACGGCCGAATTGTTGGCGAGCGGCTCGGTGAGCGGCCCGGCCGTCCACCCAAGGGCCAGGAAAACCCCCGTGCCGCCCAGCATCAGAGTAGCGGTCCGCTCCGAGACGAGGGGCGCGGGATGGCGCAGCGCGATGACGAGAAGCGCCGCCACCGATCCGACGCCGAGCGAGGTGATGGCGTGGCTGGCGTGCATGGGGTCGAGCGCGAGTGCAACAAGTTGCGCTTCGCGCATGTAGATATGGACCTGTCCGCCGAGCGCGGTGGCGATCCCCAGCAGCGCGAACATGCATCCCAGAAGCAACGAACGCGCCGTCCATGTGCAAACCGCGCAAACGAGCGCGATCACCAGCGTGTCGGCAATCACGAGCCAGAACAGAGCCGAGATCGTGTCGGGTTCGCGCGTTCGCCCGGCGTCGAACTCGATCATGCGTCCATCACCGAGCTCGAACGCCACGGGTTCCGGAGCGCTTAGCGCGGCGCGAAGCTCCCGCTACGCCTCACGCGTTTCGATGCGACGCGCCCGCTGGTAGTTGCCGGAATCGATGCGCAACCGCACGATGGCCATCCCGTCGATCAGGGTACGCCCGTCCTTGCGCACCGCAACAATCTCGTCCCCCGCGGCGAAGGGCGAGCCCGGCGCTGTCGCCATCACCCCGTTCGGGGTGCCGAAGGGCGGAAACGGCAGTCGCAAGCGCAGATCCGGCTCCGAGAGAATGGCGAGGTAGATCAATGCCGCAGTTGCGAGCGGCACAAGCACGACAAGAAGAGCCAACACGGTCCTGAAGCGGCGCCGACCCCTGACATTCATCATGCGCCCTTCCAAAGCGGCCGCAAGCCGGGCGCGGAATTGACGCCCACCGTCTCGCACGGGGCAGAATGACACCGCATCAAGGGCGGCCCGCTCAAGCTATGCCTGGGCCGACGCGTTCTGGCAGATGAAATCGAACTTTTCGAACTTGGCGGTCTTTTTCATGCTGCGCCGCTTCAGTCTGCGGCGAGGCACCGACCCTGCTCCACAACGTAGTCGAACGTGAAGCCGCCCGGAACGTCCACCGGTTCGGAGTAGGAGAGCGTGTAGCGGAAGGCCCCGCTGACCGAAGAGAAAATGAGCGACGAGGGGCCGTTCATGAAACTGACGTTTCCGCCGGTTTCGATGCGGTTCGCCCAGCTGAAGAGCGAGCCGAACCACGGCGTATCCCTGCCCTCGAAACTGGTCTGGAAAATTCGCGCACTGGTGTCACGGCAGAAATCCTGGATCTCGTCGCCGTCCGCCCCGGTGATGGCCATGCAGTTCATGAAATTATCGTCCGCATCGGCAGGCGCGATGGTGAGAGCAAATCGCGTCTCCGGCGGCGGGACGGCACCGCTCACCGGTGTGCCATCATCCTCGTGGCGGATGGCGACGGCGCGATCGGCGACACAGGCATAGGATCCGGCGCCGACGTCAGCCGGGATGACGAGATCGACGGTCTCGAGCGCAACCCGTTCCTGCTCGGCGGGATCGAGATCGTTGAGCACCTCCGCAGTGTCGATGACCTGTGCGAACGCATTCTCGATGCGGGTAATTCTGGCGCGCATCTCGCTGGCGTCGTCCACCGCGACGCCCTCCTGCGCAGCGCTCTGCGCTTCGGCAAACGCTTCGGTGGCGGCGCGCATGGCATCAGCGGCAGCCTCCACTTCGCCTGCGGGGACCGCCTCGGCCGCATCTGATTGCGCAATGGCGTGCGTCGCCGCGAGTGAGGCGGTCATGGCGGCGGATAGGACGCAGGCAATGCCGAGAATTTTCATAAAGGCGGCTCCATCGAACGGATCGCCAGAACGGTGCATCATTCGCCAGCATGCAAGCAACCGGGCTGATCAGTTTCGGCGACAATGCCCGCCCGCAGCGCCGGCCGGTGAAAAGAGGGTAATCGAGTCCTTGCGATCGTCGTTCACATGGGCCGCAGCAAATTCGCCATGCTAACGGAACGCTGATGCGCTCGCTCCGCCTCCTCCTGCGCGACCGCAGTACCGTCTTGCCGCTCATCGCGGTTCTCGTCCAGCTGGTCCTCCTGCAGGCTGGCGCGGTGGCGCTTGCGACCGGCGCGATGGCATCGATCATGCCGTCCGCAATCAGAACGTCTTGTCCCTCGATGAGATCGGGACCGACCCCGTCGAAAATCCGGGCGCCCTTGATCAGAGCGCCCGGATCGTCCTGTGCCGCTCCGGGGGGCCGCAAGGGCAACGATGGAAAAGCCCCCAGATGAGCGACATTTCTTGTCCTTCTGTTTTCAACTTTTGGCGAGGGCCGGTGCGCGTGAAGCCGTTGTCCGTCCCCTCAGTCTCCCTTCACCTCGAAGCGAAACTTGACCTTCATTCCCGGCCGAGGGCCACCACCGTCACAATCGCAAGTCTGATCCGGCTGGCACCGGCGCGCCTCCTCAGGCCGACAGCTGACATTGCTATTCGCCCGTTGTGTTCTTGAAGATCACCCCGTCTTTCATGATGAGATCGAACGTCCCGTGCGGATCGGCCACCAGATCGATGTCTTCCAGCGGATTGCCATCGACCAGAATCAGATCCGCATAGGCGCCTTCGGCGATCACGCCGAGTTTGCCCTCCTGGTAGGGGTTGCGAGGGCCAGCGAGCGCCAGAAGCTCAGCATTGATCGATGTTGCCATCTCCAGCACTTCGAACGGCGTGTACCAGCGCTGAAGCTTGGCGAGAAATGCGCCCTGCCGCTCCGCCAGTGCCGGGTCGAACAGGATGTCTGTGCCGAAGGCGACCTTGACGCCGACCTCCTTGGCCATCGTGTACGTCCGGTCTGTGCCGTTCGTGACCTCGATCCATTTGCGCTGGCTCTCGGGCTCGCTGAACGTGAAGCCGTCTTCGTCGTCCAGAAGCGGCTGAAGGGACAGCCAGACGTCGTTGTCCCGCATCAGCTCCATCGTCTCGCGGCTCATCAGAAAACCGTGTTCGATGGATTTCACGCCGGCCTCGACCGCGATCCGCGCGGCATCGTCGGTGAAGATGTGTGAGGCGACATAGGTGTTGTAGGTGTCGGCCACTTCGACGAAGGCTTCGATCTCCGCGCAGGTGTACTGACGCACGTCAAGCGGGTCGTAGGTCGAAGACACCCCGCCCCCGGTTGAAATCTTGAGCTGGCCTGCGCCCATCCGCATGATCTCGCGCGACCGCTTGATGACCTCCGGCACGCCATCGGCCTGCGCCATCAGCCCTACGGCGTACCAGTACCACAGGGGCTCCGCCGGATCGGTCGGCACCGCCTGATAGGGCCGGTAGTCGAAGTGACCGCCCGTCTGGGTCACTGGCGGACCCGATGGGAGGATCCGCGGCCCCGGAATTTCGCCGGCGTCGATCATCCGCTTGATGGCGAAGGAGTTGCCGCCGACGTCTCGCACGCTCGTGAAGCCGCGCATCAGCGTCCCTTCGGCCCCCTTGGCGCCACGGATCGCGACTTCCAGTATATCACCCGTCACGACGACGCTCTGCGGGTTGCAGCAATAAAGCGTATGCCAGTGCGCATCGATGAGGCCGGGGATCATCGTGCGGCCGGCCCCGTCGATCATTGTGGCGCCCTCGGCCTCGACCGGCTCGGTCGCGACAGCTGCGATGAGATTGCCTTCGATGAGGACGCTGGCATTCTCGATGAGGCTGTCGTTGACGCCGTCGAAAACGTTCACGTTCGTGGTCAGCGTGCGTGACGCCGGCTCCTGTGCGTTCGCCCCGCAAGCGGTGATGGTAATAAGTACCGAAAGAACGATCTTATTCATTTCAATACCAGCCTAGCGCTCGGCGCGAGGATTGCGGATTGCGGATTGCGTTCAGGATGAAATTCGGAACAGTTGGCGTCACCTTGAAGGTGATTGCGTCCTCAGCGCCGAACAGATTGTTTTGCTCAACGGATTAGTCGAACGATGCGGCAAGCTGGACGGGGGTTTGGCCGAGTTTCACGACCTTCCTCACCGTTTGATTGATGGGCCCGGTCCACTGCTCGGTCTCCCAGCCGTAGTTGGTCTTGCGATTTGTGCCAGCCGTCCAGCCTTTCCCGAGGAATTTCAGCGCAAACAGCTCAAGCGTGGAACGTGAGAAATCGGGACCCGGCTCTATGGCATTCCATTGATGCTGCGGAAAGGCTGCGACCAGAGCCGCCGCGTTCTGGAAGGCGAGGAGCGCTTCCGGCCCCCAGCCGCAGCTCCTTGGCGGAGATTGTCGTATAAGTGGGGACCGTGCCCTGCATGCCGGCAACCGCAATCAGCCCGCTGTCGAAAGACTGACCGTCCGCAATGTCAAAGCCGAGATCGCCCAGCGAGAATTTGCCGTTGCTCGGATCAAACGCCGATTGCTTCGGCACCAGGGTAAAACCAGGGCGGATGTAAAAATTGCACATTCCACCATCCACGAAATAGCTTATTTATCGGATTATATGCTTCTTCGCTGAAGAAAGCCACGATCTGGACGGATACAAAGGCAATGTTCGAGTAAAAGATTCTGCAGAACCACTATCATATCCCCAAAA
This window encodes:
- a CDS encoding LuxR C-terminal-related transcriptional regulator; translated protein: MREILRRGIDGYLLKQNLPEQLADELHRLKAGIPPLSPDIATAMLAYMAEARSATRPFSPLESLSRREREIFDGLTAGASRNALAQRFGISHHTVATHTRSIYHKLEISTRAELGMLAARASG
- a CDS encoding amidohydrolase family protein, yielding MNKIVLSVLITITACGANAQEPASRTLTTNVNVFDGVNDSLIENASVLIEGNLIAAVATEPVEAEGATMIDGAGRTMIPGLIDAHWHTLYCCNPQSVVVTGDILEVAIRGAKGAEGTLMRGFTSVRDVGGNSFAIKRMIDAGEIPGPRILPSGPPVTQTGGHFDYRPYQAVPTDPAEPLWYWYAVGLMAQADGVPEVIKRSREIMRMGAGQLKISTGGGVSSTYDPLDVRQYTCAEIEAFVEVADTYNTYVASHIFTDDAARIAVEAGVKSIEHGFLMSRETMELMRDNDVWLSLQPLLDDEDGFTFSEPESQRKWIEVTNGTDRTYTMAKEVGVKVAFGTDILFDPALAERQGAFLAKLQRWYTPFEVLEMATSINAELLALAGPRNPYQEGKLGVIAEGAYADLILVDGNPLEDIDLVADPHGTFDLIMKDGVIFKNTTGE